In Crassostrea angulata isolate pt1a10 unplaced genomic scaffold, ASM2561291v2 HiC_scaffold_29, whole genome shotgun sequence, the sequence ttatatcataatatatgtCAATAGAGTTCAACTAATCAACACTTGGGATATCCAATTGAtatttgtatatgtacattagATATTGTGTATGAAAATCAGAAATAAGATTTATATAGATTACATATACTGTtagattatattatatatactacatgtacttttttgtAGAAATATGCTGTTTATTAGAGAGAACTACAGATTCTGAAGCAATGGATGCTGATGGATCTTTTTCTCACCCAAGAGGTATAacatagaaattttttttatattttacaatttaatagaATCATTTGTAATGTCTAGTGTTGTGGCTGTTTTGTTGCTGATCatcattttgaatgaataatacATTGGTTAAGTGagctttttttttgttctttcagaGGACCAAGAGAATGAAGGGCAACTGTTTGTGCCTGAAGACAGTATGGAAATATCAGGTAAGGTGATATCAAGTGCATAATGCtctgttatatattttatttcatatattataatatagcACATAcctgaaaaatatttcttatttggggaaggaggggggggggggggtgatccCAAcccatttagaaaaaaaacattgtgtATCATGTTCACATGCAACATGTACAGGTGTAGCTGTGCAgttatgaattacatgtagaatATAAATCTCAAGATTTCAATACAAAGACCTATCACAAATTGGTCCTTGTGAAGTATGACTTGTACAAACTGAAAAGACAAAGTTTAATTTGCTATTTTGGATATATACATAcagatttcaattttatttttagacacGGATAGAAGAATTGATGCTCCAGAAATTACCAAAAGTGATAGTGCACCATGCTCTCAGACAACAGATTCGGGTACGACAAATACATGTGCCCCTCAGATAAAAATATTCTGATTATATGaagttaaaattatattaattccCAGAAAGcaatattgtgaatttttaagAACCGCTTTGTCTGCAAGCTTTCTCATATACAGAAGTGTATTAGGAAGTAAATCTTGCACTCATTATCTTTCAATTGAGAACCCTTTGCCtgataaatataaaactttGTGCAGCGATTGATTCTGATGACTACAGTTACAGTCCATTAAGCGTTATACATTTCCACTTGAATAGTTAGCGAACTCTAAATGGAATTCGCATTGAGCGAATGCAAAACGCAATTGAAGCAAAAGCACAAAGTGAACGGTGAACTCAtgataaattttatgtaaacgATTTATTCGGAGTGCCTTGGGAGCTTTAACTcttacattgtatttcattaatcaggatgaaaaataacaaataagaaATACAGCACCTAGTCATTCACTGTTAACTTacactgttaaaaaaaaaaaaaagaaaaacatgcaaTGTTATTATGGTATTCTTTAAGtcatgaaaaaaacaaaaatcaaaaacaaaacataaaaaacccTTTTTTGAATTTACGAACTTGCGCAAGATTGTGTACTTTAAATTCTACAaattaaggaggccgatttgggtttttttgcggaaaaactacattagcaaaactctttatttttaaaccatatgttatttaaaccaactctactttatttgcgaaggttcatgaaaatcgaccgtctagttctttttagggaccatctcaaaatagaggtacatttactataggaatatataggaaactgtcattttccgcacatcaaagcagtttaaaaaaatactacaatagctttttttctcaaactgttatatatgattagtaatatcatttcctaccttatatgtaaaaaaacaaaattctacctggtttttagtgggggccatctcaaaatattaaaatgcaccaaattttgctatatatttggatcatcacgaatgatgattggtataatggattcattccaaaaaggAGGAAAATGTgctcgaggatagcatcattctgtatttaaaatttcaacagcatacaatttttactttttcttttatgtaatttcttataacgtactcgtacaaagcttcattttatcataacgtcataaaagcgcaatggcaatgctcccctaccgcacaacgtaaaaatcgtgttaaaaataaaaatttcctttaaaaatcttaatatttttatctgtattttgtttattgtgttcgattttataaatgatatcgaaaaaaattcataagaagtataaattaactgtattttattagaatgcgcaaaaacatgcgcaatgcaaactaaagtcggcctccttaaatgaTGATTCAAATGACTTTTCTGATGAAAAATGTAAGTTTCCTTCCACCATTATATCACACCCTCTTTCCTCATTTTCATATCCCAGTGTACTTTTTAACATTGAtgtatattacttatatttacgtttgaaaaagacaaatcattcagaactgttaaaattatTGAGATTTTATGTTTATCCAAGCGACAAGAGATAAGTGCatgctatgatcattgtgacatcacgaaaaagttcatacagaattgaatgtttcaaatgtatatatatgcgTGTATCCAACAGCTGGGTTTAGTCTAAtactttgaataaatatatttgaaggaatataccggtatatatatattcattgttatatttatttttagattttgatcTTCTGTCATCTCAGAAAACTGTGGGGTCTGATTGGTCCAAAGATGAAAGATCACAGCGTGAAATCTTTAATGAAGCTATGGAATTAATGTCAGATGGAAAGTACTCCCCTTTAAAATCACAGCCATCAATGAATCTTGATCAACTTCAGTATTCAACGAGAATGTACTACATACGTCAAGCTCGTACTGCCTTCCAATATGTTTGTGAAAGCATTGCACCATCCCAGGGCTCCCTCTTGATGAAGGATGTCTTGGAAAGCATAAAACCTAAAGATCAGGAACCCAGACCTAAAGATCCCCTCACATAGACTGTTGTAGAAGCTTACCGAAAAGCTGAAGATTACACAACTAAGATACAGATTTTGTCCATAATTGTGGGAATGTACACTAAGTCAGAGCTTCAGACTTTTATTGAAGGATTGACCATCTACAAAATTGATGCTGCAAGAAAGTACGCTTCAACACATGGACCTGGACAGTATGTAGCTCCACCAAAAATATCCCGACTACGCCTTTCAAAGGAGAAAATTCATCACTTTATTGAATTCATTTCTGCTCCGTGTTATCTTCAAGTTGTTGGATTTGGATCAAAAAACTTGAAGTTATCCTCAGGCCTTACAGTGAAAGTTCCAAAGATGATTAGAACAATGATTGCTTCTCGGCTTATTACAGCATATGAAAACTACTGCAAGGAGAATTCTCTAATTTCTCCATCCAGGGCAACTCTTTACAAAATTATCAAGGCATGTGCAGCCTCTCAGCTTCAATCTCTTCATGGTTTGGACAACTTTGTTAATGATGGTCTAGAGGGCATCGATACCTTGAAGAGGATTGTGTCAAATCTTGCACTTCCAGAGATTAGAATAGCTGAACTTAAAGGGAAGATTGACACTTTGAAGCTGCATCTAAAGAGTGGGTTTAGAAGTCACATCAGACCTGAAAGTGACTGTGCTCAACACTGTATACAATATGCATTGTCGGAAGAAGAGTGCCAGCATGCTCACACTGGTACCTGTGAGTCTTGTGACATCATGTACAGTGTTAGAACCGAAATTCATACCGTAATAGAGAGTACAAATTTTCCAAGCATCCAAGAAAGGGAAGAAGTTAAACATGACTTTGGGGTGTCAGCAGAGAAAGTTTGGGCGTGGAGGGATCATTTAATCAGGAATGTTAATCAGGACTTGTGTAAAAGGAACATTCTCCAAAACTTGAAGTCACATGAGGTGTTGATAATTGCCGATTGGGCCATGAAGTACTTGCCCCAGACTTTCCGTGAGACACAGAGTGAGTGGTTTGGGAAGCAGGGCATTAGTTGGCACATGATTTGTGCTGTTATCTGTCACCCACATTCAGATGACATTGACAACAGTAACAAGTTTGACATTATTTCTATGATTCATCTCATTGAAGAAGGAAAGCAGGGTTGGCACTTGGTGAGTCAGATCTTTGGTGATGCTTTCCAGACATTAAAGTCTCTTCATCCACATCTAAGGGATGCATATATTAGATCAGATAATGCTGGATGCTATCATGCATTGCCAATGCTGTCCTACCTGTGGAAATTCCGTGATGAGCTGCCATTATCTGTAAAGGAGTACAATTTTAGCGAAGCTCAATCAGGCAAGGACCTGTGTGACTCAAGGACTGGAACTTGCAGACTTCACATGCTGAACTATGTGAATGAAGGTAATGACATCCTCAATGCTAAACAGATGAAGTTGGCACTTGAAAGTCATGGTGGCATCAGGAACACCTACATCTCAGTAGTAGATCTCTTAGCTGAACCCCAAACACCAGTGCTTTCTGGACAGCTCAAATCCTTCCAGATATCACAGcataacaatttcatttttcaaaatgatggaATGATGGCATATAAAGCATATGGCCTTAGAGGAAAGCTTATTTCAGCAGAAGATATGACTAGAATTTCAGAAAAGTTGCTATTGAAAGATGAGAACTTGGTAAGTACATTGTaattatttcaatcattttacaGTTATGAATGATGGATTGCATCAAAATGACACATTTTGTCAAATTGCAGCATATTAAAGTACATATTGTTACTAATAGTAGTCTAATATGCTCAGCTTTAACATTTCTAGAATAATATATATCAGTGTTAGTAATAAGAGTGAAATCAGTaacttaaaaactgtttatagGATGTGCCATTGCAAAATAGCTTTAGAATTTTACTCAGGAAATtgcttttatttgtttatttgattcttttaacaaatatagtcaaattttaagaatacaaaacatatttttaataccTGGGGTATATGGTTATTTCTGAGTGTAGGTATTATCAAGTTTATAAATTACTATATGCATTTGGTATTCTTCAGGTCTTCTCTGGAGTGAAACAGCCAGACCCAAAGCCAACTACCATTCAAGGAGTTAAACAACAGGACCATTTTCCTTGCATTGATCCAGACTGCATCAAAGTATTTAGGAAAGAGAACCAACTTGTCCAACACCTTTCTGTCGGTCAGCATGTCTATGATGAACAGCAGTTGGACACCCTTGAGGACAGGAGTAAAAGGCTTTGGTCAGCACAGTGCAGTGAACTTCGACTTAATCAACAAATTCTCTCATCTGTCCCAGTGGTTTTTGAACAACCAACATATTTCTGTGAAAGCCATGGCTACGCTCTAAAACGAAGAAAAAAGACATCCCGCTTTTCTGGAAAGGTGAGAAATTACCTCACTGCCTTGTTCAGAAATGGAGAAGAGACGGGGAAAAAACCAAGTCCACACACAGCTTCTAGACAAATGCGATCTGAAACAGATGGAGAGGGAAACAGAGTGTTTTCTCCAGATGAATGGCTCTCTCCTCAACAGATTAGAAGCTTCTTTGGAAACTTATGTTTGAAAAAGCAGAAAGTATCCAACATAGTGAAAGGCGAGGAAAGTGCAGAAAATGATGAAGATCTTCAAAATGTAATCAGTGATCTTGTTGCCGTTGAACGTAGCCAAGTATTATCCAGTATTGTCTCTGAACTGACACTTGGTTAAGAACAATTTCATATAGGAAATACTCTTTCACTTTGAATGTGAGGGTGATTACTTCTGATATCTGTTATTCTTGAAATGGTATCCAATTTCCTGATACTGTCACACTGGtgtaaatgtatacatgttgATACTTTTAGTATTGATGTATAGAAAATCAGAATTTGTCTTTTTAGTTAAGTTATTGTTCAAACTCTTGCCAGCTagaatttcaatttaaagtttccaatgAAGTATCACAGTCACTTGATGATATTATTTGGTTAATTGTGATACATGCATGAATTGATGATGTTAGTCCTCTAATAGCACTATATGTGTATGAATGATGTAAGTTGTCTAATACATAGTGCTACAGGTATAAATTGATTATGTTAGACCTCTAATAGgcaaacatgtaataaatatgtATCAATTGATGATGTAAGCTAGATAATAACACTTCATTAATGTTTTGATGATAAATTTTGTCTAACGTCACTTGTCTGAATTGATGATGTTATTTGGCCAATagtgctacatgtatgaatgttgGTTAGTAggtctacatgtataaattgataattttgtttgtctAATAGAGCTACAAGAAtgaattatttgataatgtaaGTTTGATAAAAACATTGATGTTGTCATTTCTTTAATAGCATTTCATGTATGAATAATTATGTTAGTCCTCTATtaacactacatgtatatgaattgaTAATGTTTGGACTAATAGTGCTACAGGTATGAATTGATTATGTTATTTGGCTAATAGGgctacatgtatcaattaagGATGTATGCTAGATAATGGCATTTTATGAATGATTTGATTATAAAAGTTATCTTATAGCACTTGTGTGAATGGATGATGTTACTTGGCTAGCTAATTGTGCTATACGTTTGAATTGATGATGTTTTTAGACTAATGgtgctacatgtatgaattgatgAGGTTATTTGGCTAACAGCGGTACATCAATTGGTGATGTTATTTGGCCAATAGTGAAACgtacatacataaattaatgttcatAGTTGTCTAAAATTGCTAcatgtttaaattaatgatGTTATTTGGCAAATAGTGCTTCATGTATGAATTGATGTTGTTTGGTTATTAGTGCTACATGTAGGAATCGATGATGTTATTTAGCTTTTAGTGCAACATGTATGATGATAATAGTTGTCTAATAGCACTACATGTACgaattgatgattttatttgactACTAATAGATAAGTGCTACCTGTGTGAATTGATGTTGTTTGGTTATTAatgctaatacatgtagttgtctaatagtgttacatgtatgaattgattATAGATGTCTAAAAaggctacatgtatgaattaaagattttattttactaATAGCACTACATATATGAATCGATGTTGTTATTTGGCCaatagtgatacatgtattaattgatAATAGTTGTCCAAtagtgctacatgtatataaattgatgattttatttgactaatagcactacatgtattattgatgTTGTTATTTGGCTAATAGGGACACATGTATTAATTGGTGATGATAGCtttcttaatttaaattaattgcaCATCTCTATCTATTATTCTTAAGTAACtgaataatgaatatttcaattcacaaattttgtattttttattctgaaattgaAATTCTCTATCTGATATATTCATTGAAGGTTGAAATTGGTCtctattcatattttattgcatagcTTTGTAAAGAATGGCTAGtcatatttcatgtaaataacTGGTCAGGAGTAATTTGGTCTTTGTTTTTGCTCCATTTGAAGCAAAGGCTCATTTCAAGTATTTCTTGTAAACGAGTGTTACATGTaggcatttttgttttcatatcaGGTGGTTATATGTACTTTTTAACGTTCATTACTATACCAAATAATCCATGAATATTAAACAGGTTATATATTAAGTTAAAAGAttgttatttgttgtttttttctcaaatatcaTCTTATCAATATGCTAATGTTGTAAACTttgcttaaaaatatgtattaataaGAATCGTTTGATATGTACActcattaaaatttgaatacatgtaacatgaaatCCATTGTTATTGTACAGTTTTATGTCAAAGTGGATACTTTTataaattaaggtggtatgggacatctgtcaatattaTTATGGATTAATGTAtgttataaatcaaatatttccaTCGGTTtagaatgttcaaattttacaatatttaactggaaaatagcttttaaaaatatttggagaggtaaaaattgtaaaagcccaagcaggatttgaactcatgacttgcAGATTTGTAGTAAACCCTCTCACCCACTGCGCTACCCTGTTAAGTGACATTATAGGGAAAGAAACTAGTGAGTACTTAATATGTAATTACacatcattttattgtttatttcgataaacaatatgtaacaacatggaagtgtcccaaaCCACCTTAAGGATAATATCTCTTGTAATAGGATAGTGCCATTCATaaattaagaaaccaatcttTAAATTATCAAAGTAAATATTTGTCATTATCACACAACATTCATAATGAAAACATATAATCACATACCGGTAAGTTTTCCGAGAAATTTATGGGTGAAACACATTCTTGATAACAAATTATAGATACATTTTAGCACAGGGCTTAAAATTGCATGAGTGAATTAAGCAAATAATTCAAACAAGATAGGGCAATATTATTTAGAACCATTTACAATAATAGAGCTCTTTTTCCTGGACATAATGATATATGACATGTATACAATACTCAACAGATTCAAATTGTATTGGATTGCAAGCTCTACCTTAATGGTCCAAGTTTCCTTTCAATTGCAcccccctccctctctctcccccccccccccaatgactGAGGGCAATCCATAGTAATAAtgagtgtttaatttttaatcattttaagacTATTTAATTCTTCAGTTGTTTTATTTGGCGagaaaatctaaataattatgtaagAGCATTTTACCTACTCTAAGTGTTAGTGCACCAtgtccacccccccccccccccccccccccccgatattTCCACTGAATTTCATTTGCAACCAAATTCCATCAAACAGATTAAAGACAAGTAAAGACTCTTTAAGttgacaaaatattattttaattgatgCGTTTCTTGGGCAGTTATGCAGGTTTTAGTGCAAATAGGTCAATGTTGGTaaaatttcagtattttcaTGAAGTTAAGGCCCTCATATCTTTGTGTATtgtgtttagaaatttaaatTCCTATTATTTAGAATTACTATGGGTTTTCACAATGTGAAGAAATGAGTTTCATTCAATTGCAGTGTGTAATAtttccaataaaataaaaagacttGCATACTGTCTGATTTCTCAAAAGTTCTATAAATAGAACAAGGGAAAACCCAAGTGCCATCCGTTTCCATGGTTACTGATGtaatgaaatcaaaatccttCTCATCATAATCAAGTTAGGTTATCATGAGTATTTGTGCCAAGTCTCATGAAATTTCGATATACTCCCATTGATAGCCATTTGCATGGTTCTACCGTAGACTGCCTCTTAAGAACTTCGTAAGATTTAACCTAAGATAAGAATGTTCTGTTTTACTAACGTGTTCGTAAGTTTTATTCGTAACCTGAACTTACGAAACGTTCGCAAGTTTCTGTAATGGAACTCTCTTATAAAGGAGGTGTGAATATTCGTAGTTACGAACGCTGCGCAAGCGCAAAGGACACTTTCGTTTTCGCGGCTATTTCCATTTTATCGTCTGCGAAACTGTTTTCAACAATGGAGAAAGAGTTGAAACGGAGAAAACCTAACTGGAGTGAGTCGGAGCTAATGACTTTAGCAGAGGCCATAGCTCCGCACTTTCGAGTTTTAAAGGGGACGTTTTCCGCTTTTATAACTTCTGAGAAGAAAAATCAACTGTGGCCGGATATCCAATGCATGAAAGACTATATAATGATTGTAGCACTGGAGTACAGATATTGAAGactaattacattttttattcagttgttattaatgtattaaatatattcatttgagGACAGTGCTTTTACATTAACAGGAGTAACAACACTGGGATTCAGGCTGACCTCATTTTCTGATTTGGTTGGTTGGGTTCTGTTGTTTATTGGAGGTTCCATAAATTCTGTTGTTTGACTCTGACGGTCCATGGCAGTCTTTCTTGGAATGCTCCCCAAAACATCTGCTGCAGATGTGCGAGTATTCACAGCTCGGTCTGGTACAGTTACCACTGTTGTTGTTGTAGCTGAAGCATGGTTTTTTGGACTTGCCACGAAAGGGCTGGTGTTGAAATGACTTTTGTTTAGATGTTTTTTCTTGACCATCAAGCCGACTTTTCAACCCAACATGCAATGCCTCCATGTGTAATTCagcatttattttttcccaGGGCATTTGGGCTGGATTTTCAGCTCTCCACATTCGGAATTGTTCATCGAAATAAAAAGCTGCCTTGTCCCCTACATCATTGCTAAGTTTTTGAATTGTTGCTATGTATTTCATTAAACAAGGCGCTTGCGCAGGGCATTTCTCGCAGTACACCGCTACAAAGATATGAAATGCATTCATTCACTGTTGTAGATTTCTGAAGTAATACTTATGTTCCTTTTGCTGAAAAGTAAGAGAATTATCTTTTCCTTGAACTGCTTCAAGTTTAGCAGAGCTCTGTTTGAAAATGAGGGAACCAAGGGGAATGTATTCCTCAGCCCAGATTTTTTACTTAACTTTTACATCGATACCTTGTCCTAATGGGCGGCCTGCATGCAGAGGACCTGTTACATTGCGCAAATTACCATTCGAGGGCGTTGATACAACGGAATCAGGTACTTGGTTTGCATTGTCCAATGTCTGCTTCTGCTGTTCAATCGCATCATCCCCAACTGATGTTGCTTGGCAGATTGCGTTGACGTTGACTGGACCTGTCACAGGTGTATTCTGTTGTAATTGAGCTACCACTGCACTAGCAATTGTTGGAATAGCCTCTGCTACCATTTCTTTTACGATTTCTTTCACTTCATCCTTAAAACTTTCTGCTGTCCTTCTCCTTTTCCTCGCTTGTGACATGGTgagctgtaaaaaaaattttaattttgaaattgctaACGCAAAATACAAACATTAAACATAACTGTTAACACAGTATACTTTCCTCTCATTAAATTCAGTTACCACTAAATATGGCAAAACAGACACCAACGTGCCCAAGTTACTTAGCTACCGCTAATAATTGTTACACTGCCAACACAGCTAGATTATCAGAAAATTCAGTTAACACTGATGAAATTCCAAAATAATTAACATTAGCATTATATGTTCTGATCTCAGCAGTTTATTGCGTAGTAATTAGCCAGTTAGCACCAGCTAATAGTAGCAATCCCATGTGTATTATATAGTAAACACTGTCATTCATTAAATTATGTAATAACGTACACAGTGAGCACTGTCAATAATGCTATGACAAAATATTACTTTGTCCAGACACTATTATGTACTTCAATACTGTACAGGACAAGGACTAAAATATTAAGTCATTCCTAATGGAATGtaatacacattaaaacttGGCTAGCACCAAATATCTTAACCTGTAACCACAATTTAATGTGgagataattttttaatcaatgataAAATACCTGTGTTATACACAATCAAATGCTAGTTACTGAGTTAGTTGATCAGTTCAGCAGAGCTACCACTCCAGCTGTTCTTATCTGTACTTTGATTGCTGcaaaattgaatatataaatcATTACAAAACAAGTGTCATGCAACCAAACTAACAGTAGCAACATATCATATCCTATTTCCAAGACAAAAAACATGCAAGatttttcattataaacatAATCGAGGATGTTGACAGAATTATTAAAGACAAAAGCATAATGATGATCACACTCACTGTCacaattaacaataatttatgcaaataatatcacatatatatcAAGTAAATGGCAAATATCAAGGTATTTCCTTTTCTCTGGACTCCATCTTACCCATCACAGTTTATTGCACATAAAATTGCTCCACGGATATTCCTATAATATTTCGGAAGGCCAATTTCCCAATTTAAATGTACCCCATCCTTAAAGTTggaatgttcactttgtttaaGTCCTTTTAAATTCCAATAAAAGACACTTGAATCCGTTGCAAGTTCATGCTTTAAAAGTTTGTTTGCTTCAAAAACCAAGCTATTATAAATTGAAGGCAAAATATGTCGTGTTTTCTCACGAAAGAGGAGTTGACATGCAATAATTTTCACAGAATGTCGTCTagcaataagttttaaaatgttcacaaACCGAAGGATAATAATGCGGACTTCGCTAATTACAATATCCTTTGTGTCTATGTCATTCCCACACAGCTGGAACACTGCATACTTTGGACGAAATctacatataaaatttttaaaacgttcTATATGATCCGGATTAGCGAGTCGTTCACCTGGGATTCCACAATACTCAATTccaaaattcttaaatttcacaTCTGAATCGATATATTATTTCAGTTTTACGATATGCGAACTCCCCAAAAGCACAACATCCGCCATGATATTTTTAGAACGCTATTTCCGTCTATTTTTAGCCATTCTGATAAACAACGCACACATGACATTGGGCGATTCGGAATAGATCTCAGAATAAAACTTCCAATATCATTTTTAGTTAACAAATAACTTTAGATAGCTCGGGCACTGCATAGCTCCGTTTACTATCCTcagagacatacatgtataagtccTTCTTTACTCTTAACTTATGAACACATTACGTAACAACCCACGCTATCTTTTAAATCGGATAACCAAcgttatcattttataattttcggCATCTAAATGAAGTATCTGATGAGTGCACTTACACTGATATTGCTGGCTTAAATTCCACAAGCAAATTCCTTGAATTATTTACAGATTGAACATctttttaaactttcattttgGGTGCGTTGTTTTGATTCAAGCTGCCACCTAGCGGTGAAATGGGCAGACAACTCTACCCGTACAAATTACTACAACATTGCCACCTACCGGTTAAAAAGgttaaagggagataattcatgATTGccaaaaatgcatttatttgcataaatgtaattttctggaaatatttctgtattcatagatttttcaacaaaatgatttaattacTGCGATTcagttttgaaataatttttcaaaaatgtcagaTATCTTCAAGGCTATGTTCTGTTAGGGACCAGGCAAAATTaaccccttcacggtaactgTGGTACTGCTCATTTACAGGGCAAAATTACAGaatttggtgaaatatgacatataacgtcaattgttttatttacgtCATTTAATTTTCTACGTACTGAAATTTTGGCAAAGTACCTGtatatcattttgccctgcaagagagcagtacAACGGTTATCGTGAAGGGGTCTATTTATCACTATTACAAACTGatgctttttatgaaaatctaaAGATAGGGGGAGTGTAATGCATggaagggtatttctaagtgatgtgaggCTTTTATCATAACACTATCATGTAAATGTGTGTAGtactgaataaggtttcttattaaaggaggttgaacaacaattgatatcaaatagattataataaatatgtttaactaAAGGAGAGCCCTATGATATATCTGATAATAAATGATTGGTTGCAACCTCTCTAGTTCTAAAGTCATTCTTCAActttctttgaatattgtccTTTTTTTGGGTAGAGCACAGCAGTTATGGTGCATC encodes:
- the LOC128168657 gene encoding uncharacterized protein LOC128168657 gives rise to the protein MLNYVNEGNDILNAKQMKLALESHGGIRNTYISVVDLLAEPQTPVLSGQLKSFQISQHNNFIFQNDGMMAYKAYGLRGKLISAEDMTRISEKLLLKDENLVFSGVKQPDPKPTTIQGVKQQDHFPCIDPDCIKVFRKENQLVQHLSVGQHVYDEQQLDTLEDRSKRLWSAQCSELRLNQQILSSVPVVFEQPTYFCESHGYALKRRKKTSRFSGKVRNYLTALFRNGEETGKKPSPHTASRQMRSETDGEGNRVFSPDEWLSPQQIRSFFGNLCLKKQKVSNIVKGEESAENDEDLQNVISDLVAVERSQVLSSIVSELTLG